A region of the Planctomycetota bacterium genome:
GTCAAGGCGCCGGCATTCGGAGACCGGAAGAAAGCGATGCTTGAAGATATCGCCGCGGTTACCGGAGGCGAGATGCTTTCAGAGGAAAGCGGGCGGAAGCTTGAAAATATCACGCTCGATGAGCTCGGCCGCGCCAAGATGGTCCGTGTGGAAAAGGAAAAGACCACCATCATCGAAGGCTACGGGGAAAAGAAAGCCATCAACGCGCGCATAGAACAGATAAGGAAACTCCTTAAAACGACCACCTCGGATTACGATAAAGAGAAATACGAGGAGCGGCTCGCCAAAATACAGGGCGGTGTGGCGCTGATTAAAGTCGGCGCGCCGACCGAACCGGCCATGAAGGAAAAGAAAGCCGCCGTGGAAAACAGCGTCCACGCGGTCAAGGCGGCCAGGGATGAGGGAATTCTTCCGGGCGGCGGTATCGCATACTTAAGGATTATCCCTGACTTAAAGAAGCTGGAAAAATCCGTTGACGATGAAAACGAGAAAATAGGCGTACGTATCGTGGCGGAAGCCTTAAAAACGCCTTTAAGACAGATTGCCATAAACTCCGGACACGACGGCTCGGCGATTGTCGAAGAAGCCGCGGAAGGTAAAGGCAACACCGGCTTTAACGCGATGACCGGCAAATTCGTCGATATGCTCGATGAAGGAATAGTCGACCCGACCAAGACGATGCGCCTGGCATTACAGAACGCCGCGAGCATCGCCGGTATGATGCTGACTTCACGCACCATGATTACGGATTTGAAGGAAAAGAAGGAACAGATTGAAGGCAGCGTGAAATAGCAATTGTTATGTCTGAAAAGAAAGATTATTATGAAATTATCGGCGTCCACAAGGGCGCTTCGGAAGAAGAGATAAAGAAATCGTTCCGCCAGCTGGCGCTTAAATACCATCCGGACCGGCATCCGACCGATAAGGAAGAAGCGGAAAAGAAATTCAAGGAGATCGCCGAGGCATACGAGGTTTTAAGCGACCCGGAAAAGCGCGCCCAATACGACCGTTTCGGACACGCCGGACTGGGCGGGTTCACCAGCCGCGGATTTTCATCTATCGAAGATATCTTTGACGTCTTCGGCAATGTCTTTGAAGGAGACAGCATATTTTCCAGTTTATTCGGGGGCGGTGGAAGGCGCCGCGCCAGGGGAACAAATCTCAGGGTCGAGGTGACCATACCTTTCCGCGAGGCGTATTCCGGAGTGGAAAAGACGATTAACTTAAAGCGCAACGAAATCTGCCCTGAATGCAAGGGACTGGGCGCCAAGAAGAACGATATTGTCACCTGCAACAAATGCGGCGGCCGGGGCGAAGTCACCCAGAGCCACGGATTTTTCTCCGTGCGAACGGCGTGCCCTTATTGCGGCGGGCAGGGCAAGATGATTAAAAAGGCGTGCTCCTATTGCCAGGGCACCGGAATGGTGAAAAAGGAGCGCGAGATAAAACTGAAAATACTGGCCGGGATAGAGGATTCTTCCCGTATGCGCGTAGCAGGCGAAGGCGAGCCATCGCGCGAGGACGGTTCGGTCCGCGGGGATCTTTACTGCGATATCTTTGTCGCGCCGGACCCAATATTCGACCGCTATGAACTAGATATCGTCTGCGAAATGCCGATTACCTACAGCCAGGCGGCGCTGGGCGCGGAACTTGACGTGCCTACCTTGAAAGACGGGCCGGCTAAGCTTAAAATACCCGCCGGAACAAAGAGCGGACATATCTTCAACCTAAAAAGCTTGGGATTCCCGGATTTGAGAGGCAAACACCGCGGAAGCCAGATAGTCCGTGTGACCATAGACCCTCCGGATAATATTTCCAAAGAGCAGGCGGAGCTGATAAAAAAACTGAGTCAGTTTGACGATATTAAGAATATCAATACAATCCGTAAAATCAGGACGCAGGAAAAAGTATCATGATGAAAAAGAAGAATCAGGAAAAGCCTTCGGGACTGGTGATGCCGGACGGAACGCCTATTGTCTCCCAGCCTAAGCCCGAACCGCCCGCCCCGAAAAACCAGCCGGAGCCGGCAACGCCACTGGATAAAATCTGCCGGGCAATTTCCGATGACGCGGCGTTACTCAAGAAAGTGGAAACGGATATAGAGGCTTTAAGAAAAACGGTCAAGGAAAGGGAGGAATTCCTGGATTTACTCCAAAGGACGCAGGCGGATTTTTCCAATTACCAGAAACGCATCAAACGGGAAAAGGAATGCTGGGAAAAATACCAGGATGAATCTATTTTGAAGGAACTGATGCCGGCCTTTGATAACCTTAATAAGCCGCTTGAAATGAAATGCGAATCAGCGGACGCCAAATGCATACAGGAAGGCGTGGATTTAACCCGCCGGGAATTATTAAGAATCCTGGAAAAGCGCGGGATTACCGTGATGAAAACCATCGGGGAAAAGTTTAATCCCGCCCAGCACGAAGCCGTTGCCACTATAGAATCCGATAAGCACCCTGAAGGCATAATAATGGAAGAAGTCCGACCGGGCTTTATACTCCACGACCGCGTTATCCGCCCGGCGCAGGTAAAGGTGAGCACGCCACCCAAACAAAACACGAACCTGCCCGAATGACTTTGGTCAGGCGGGTAACACGAATACAACGAATCCCACGCAGAAGTAATTGCTTGATTCCGTTTATAAATCCTACCGATATAATAGATTATGCCGGAAAAACACTCTGACAAGGCAAAGGAAGCAACCGTAGCCGGTTCCGCCAAAATCATCAGCGCCTGTATCATGCTTTCGCGCGTCTTAGGATTTATCCGCGATATGTTATTTACGACATTTTTCGGATGGATTGGGGACGCCTTCTTTTTCGCCTTCATGATTCCCAATCTCTTCCGTAAGCTCTTCGGCGAAGGGGCGTTATCCAGCGCCTTTATCCCGACCTTCTCCGATTACATCCATAATAAAGAGCGCACGGAGATGCAGAGATTCCTGAATATCATCATCACCACGCTGACGATATTCCTTATGGTGATTTCTGCGGTTATCGTCGCAATTTCATTTCTCATACCGGATATGGCGAATATGTTCCCATCGCAAAAGGACCCGGGGTTTTATCCGCTATTCGCCTCGCTTTTGAGGATAATGATTCCCTATATGCCTATTATCTGCCTGGTCGCCCTTTTGACGGCAATCTTAAACAGCCTTAAGCACTTTGCCATGCCGGCCTTGGCGTCGGTCGTATTAAATATCTCCTGGATAGCGGCGTTCCTAGTGGCGCCGTTATTTACGCCTGCCCCGGAAAAGCAGGTCGTCGTGATTGCCTGGGGCATTATTATCGGTGGGTTGCTGGAACTGGTTATGCAGATACCTTCGCTTATCAAACGGAAGATAGGCTATAAGCCGCAGGTAGATTTCAAGAATGAAGGCTTTAAGAAGATACTGAAACTGATGGGTCCGGCGACCTTCGGGCTGGCCATCGTCCAGATAAACCTGATGGTGGATGTCATTATTGCGCGGGCGTTTGTCAGGGAAGACGGCGCGATTTCCGCCCTTTATTTCAGCAACCGCATCATGCAATTGCCGCTGGCGATTATCGGCATCTCCATGGCGATTGCCGTATTCCCGTTCCTTGCCGAATACATCAGCAAAAAGAATATTTGCGGGATGAAGCAAGATCTGGCGAAGTCTCTCAGGCTCACTATGTTCATCGCGATTCCGGCATCTATCGGCCTAGTTGTCTTGTGCGTGCCGGTTGTAGATTTGGTATATAATATTTTGCCTAAGTTCTTATTCCACGGCAAAGGACTTGATAACGCGGCGGTAACGCGCACGGCCGCGGCGCTTGCCTGTTACGCCATCGGCATCTGGGCATATGGTGGCTTGCAGATAATCAACCGCGCTTTTTACGCCTTTAACGACATGAAAACGCCGGTCAAGATTGGCGCCATGATGGTTATGATGAATGTTGTCCTTAACCTTATCCTGGTCCAATACATGCAGGAAGCCGGGATTGCGCTGGCGACGGCGATAACGGCGCTGGCCAATTTCTTTACGCTGTTTTATCTACTTGAGAAAAAGACCTGCACTGGAGAGACTGAGGTGTTTGGCAAGTGGCAACGGGCAGAGTTTTCCAAGTCATTTATCTCCGGCTTTATTATCGCGCTTATTATGGGAGCCGGTTGCTATTTCATGCTCCTGGCGATGCCGGAACCGATTGATAAAATAGAAATACTCTGGGTCGGGCTGATGAAGGTGATAATCCCGGTAACCGGCGGCGTGATTTTATATATGCTCATTTCTCTGGTATTCGCACGCGAAAACTTCAAGGAATTCTGGGTTAATGCGGGCTTGAAACGCAAGGCAAGAAAGAATAAGTAAAAGCTGCGCTTCGTCTCTCATTCTTCCAAGGCTATATCATCGGAGGTATTGTCTTTGCCATCCGGGCCGAGTGATTTTAGATTATATTGATGCTCGTCAACGAGCTCGTAAATAATTTCATTACCCCATGGATCTTTAAGCATGTTTTTATCCATAAAAGATCCTTTATCATCATGTTCCAGAGTTAGGAAAAGTAACCCTTCGTCCGTGGCCGGATACTTTGCGTAACAGCACTTGTATTTCTCCAGGGCATATTGGATTCCTCTAAGGCGGCTTTCCGCCGAGATAATCATGGCCTTGGCCCTTTCAGCGGACAGCTTTTCATAGTATTCAGGGGCGTATTTTTTTACGACTTCTTCTACAAGCGCGTTTTCCTTGCTCAGATCGCCGCCGGTCAGCTCGGCACTTAATGTCTCGCCTTCTTTCAACAAGCTTTGTTCCCTTTGCGCCAGTTTTTCGTCAACCCGCAATTCAGGCAATTTCTCCTTCTGCGCCTCGATATCCACCAACTCCTTTATGATTTCTGCCATCCGCATTTTCTTGGCTTCAACCGGGTTATCAGGTACCGTCTCAACGGGAGTTGTTGCCGAAGGATTGACTGCCTCCTTTGGTGATTCCTTTTTGCAGGCGCCTAACGGAATTATAAGAGCTACCAGCAAATTCAGGACAATAATTCTTATGAATTTATTCATACTCGCCTCCTTATGTTAACACTTATTTATCGGAATTTGGTATGCTTAGAATTGACACTTTTCGATTATTATGGTATAGACTTTTTATAAACAGATTAAATCCCGCTCCCTCCCGCTGGGGCGGGACCAGCCCTGACCCCGAATGCTTTCGGGGTCGGGGGTAATTGAAAGGAGCGAATCATGGACACGAGAGCAATAATTTTCATCATAATCGCCATATTCGGATGGGGAATTGCCGCGGTCTTCGATAAGATGGCCCTTAAGACAGGCGATTCTTTCTCCGGGCTGACCATCCGGGCAGCGGTGGTTTTTGTCACCATGGCGCTTCTGGCGGTTTTCTCCGGCAAGAGCCAATCCATTATAACTCTCGTCCGGAGTGATATGCGCTCAACATTGTATTTTGCCGCCAGTGGAATACTCGCCGGTTTTATCGCCATGGTCGCCTATTACGCGGCCTTGCGGCTGGCGCCGAGCTCGCAGGTAGTCCCGATATCATCGGCGTATCCTTTGGTTACGGCGCTTTTTGCCATGTTCCTATTAAAAGAAACCGTTTCCGTCCAACAATGGCTGGGAATTTTACTCATTATGATAGGAATTTACCTGGTGCAGGTTAAGCCGACCACATAGCTTATTAATTTTATTTGACAGGCAATAGCCTTTTGGATTAATATAGAAGGCGTAATCACTAAAGAAGGAGATAATTATGGGACCAATTCCGATAAATCCGTGGGAAGTGGCAGATAATTCAGTCGCATTCCTGTTTTCTCTTTTTACCACCGCCGCACTGACATACCTGGTCTGGAAAGTGATGAATAGTTTCCTGGATTTATTCGTGGGAAAAGGCATGGCCTTTCTGGGCGCGGTCTTCTCGGCCGTCTTGGTAATGTCGGCGGGATTACAGGTCTCGGTCAGCTTCCTTGAAAGCGCGCGGACCATTTATATTTTACAGGGACTGATTGCGGGTATCGTCCGGACGATTAACGCCTGCATCGCACCGCGCTGGATGAATCCGCTGGAATTCCTTATTTTCGTTTCTTTCGGCCTTTATATTTGCTACTGGCTCCATACGCGCTTCGCGCCCAAGCATACGGCGGACGATTTAAGACGCAAGATTGACCGCGCACTGGAAGACAATAGCTCCAAGGAAAAATCCTATCCGTATTAAACACTTACCGCAACATAATGGCTTGGAACTTTTCCGAATGGCTATACCTGCCCCGCATCCATTTTATGGTCAGAACCACAAGTATGGAATTCTTGCCGGCATCGCGCACGGCGGGACTTACCGGTTCCAAAGAAACGAATTCGAGGTCATAGCTGTAATTAGGAGGGAAAGAAGGATGTTTCTGGTCGTATAAGCTTTGCGGGGTATCCCCGATAGCTTTAAGCTTTGCGGAAATCTCGGAAAAGATGGTGGTGGCATAAGAGGTCAGCGTCAAATCGGTTACGCCCTGGTAAAGCGAATGGGTGCCCCGGCCCAGAAGTGAAAATATACTGGATAAACCAATTGCCAAAACAAGCAAAGCAATAATAACTTCAAGCAAGGTAAAGCCCTTAATGACCTCGCGTTGACAACCGTATTTTTTACCTGTAATCATATCTATAATGCCACACTCACCTACGGTCTCCGCCCGCTTTCATCCCGCACAAGACGGGATTACGGGGACGTCGCTGTTGCTCCGCTGGTAACAAAATACAACAATTGTTTTAAGGTTTCTCCGTAAATGACAAATGCCCCGCTTGGATGGTCCGCCTTTGCGGTATTACGAGCGCCGCGCTGGCTGACCTTTATGTTGTTACCGCTGAAGCCGGAAAACTCAATCCATTCCTGATCTATTTTAACGTATTCAGAAGGCGCTGGTAATCCGTTGGTATTGCTGACAAGCAATGTATTATCGTTATCTGTCCTCAGCGTGATATAAGGCTCCGGAAATACCGAGGGCTTCAAGACCACTTCAAGCTCTATCGCGGGGGGCAATGTCTGTTTTACCACCAGCGTATTTTCATCCGAAGAAGGCTTAAGGGTGTCTTTATCCTGAGGCAAAGAATCCCATTTTTTCTCTGTTTTAGAACTGTCAATAACCAGCTTGACCCCAAAATAGACAACATCTTCAAAAAGCGTCTCCTGGGTGGATAGAGGGAAACTTCCTGAGATGTATTCTTTATCCACAAAAAATTTAACGGCCGTGGCTTTATCAAGTACGCTGCGGCATAGGGTTGTTTTACCCGAAGCATTCGTTCTAATGTAATACATCACCCGGATAACCCTTTTAGAGGGTATATTACCGGAGCTGAATTCATACATGTTATCGCTGTCGGTCCGGACAAGATAAACCCAATGGTTACCTGCCTGGTCGATATCGGTATAAAAACTCGGCTCTTTTACGCTGATATCATCAGGCAACGGCTTGTTCCCGACGATATCTTTAATAACTTCTCTGGTTTCTTTTTCCAAATAAACGCTTTCCATGTCGTTTCTTAATGTTTCCAGTATTATCTGTCGGCGGTCGGTAACATCACCCTGCCGTTCGCTCCCGCGCCATAAATCAAAAGACACCTTGATAAGCCCGGCAAGCAACACGCATAAAAAGGAAAATATGCTTATGGCGATAAGGAGTTCAATAAGAGTTAACCCGTCTTTCTGTTTCAGTTTAATCATCTACTTTTCCTGGTTGGTTCTTATGAGATTTGGCTTTTCGTATTCCACCCACAAACCGCGTAAGGCCGGTGAATATTTCCAATCATCGCTTAAGAATGCGCCGCTCAGGTATTCCACGAAAGTCAGAACTTCTATCTGGTCGGATTTAAAATCGAACTCGTTGGCCCCGTCCGGCGCGGTAAATTCAAAAATACCGCCTTCTTCATTGGTCGGGTCGGTATCCCATGCGGGAAGCGAATTAAACCTAACCAGCATTTTTATCCTTACGTTAGGACGGCCGGAGCCGTCATCATCCCACTTCAGGTTTTTCCATTTGGCATCAATCATTCTTGTGGCCGACTTGAAATACGCCATGGTTGTATCAAACGCACCCACCTGGTAACGGTCAAAATAACGGAAAGGAATCCCGACTGCAAGCGTATTCTGGCTGTGCGGAAGTGGCATGGTGCCGAAGGAACCGCGGTATATACCCCTGTAGTTTTTGTCATACGGCATATAGGGGTCGTTCCCCGACAGTCCTGAATAACCGATCACCTCGTTATCAGCCAGAATATAACCTTCGGTCATGAAAGTCGACTGCGTGGTAAACGTAATATAACTATCCTCGGCTGAAATATCCGTATCAAGTACGCCGATAGGGATGAAAGCCATATGCATGGCGCGCTGGCTGTTATCATGAGTCTGGATAGGCGACTCAAGAAAACCGCGCTTGCAATTAATCAGTTGCCGACCTGAAGCACTAATGCTGACATAACCGATAATTTCATCGCCTATTTTTATCAAGCCGGGTTCGCCCAAGCCGCTTACATTATTCATGGTAATCGGGTCGCCGGAAGCAGGGCTGTCCGGAAGAATATCCATGGCGGATTTGAAATCGCCTTTGTTGGTCCGGAAGAATTTCACCTCATCAATCATACCGTCAAAACTTACCGGGATTTCGCCGTCAATAAACGGGCATTTGCTTCCGGCATAGCATTTTTCCGGTATATAAGAAAGCAGTTCGTCTGACGGGAATTTGAGAAGTCTGGTAATATTATTATCTACCGGATATTCCCGGCTGACATTATCCGTAAAAGTCAAAAGCCATTGGTTATTGATATAACGGAGGCGGCTTATGATGCATTCCTCCTTATCCAGGGTCTGGTCAGGCTCGATGATAGTCACCCTGTCGCCTCCTCCGGAATAAGGCGACTTGGCGGCGATGACCTGCATTATTTTAGACCCAACAGTCTGTGTCATTGCGCCGGTCCAGTAAAGTCCCCTTTGGAAATTGAGAGGCGTAGTGCCGTTGACAATCCCGATAAAATAATCGGTTCCTTCCCTCTGCACTGGCCCTAGCCATTCATCGCCGATTTCGATAATCCCGCGGTCCGGGTAATTAGTATTATCCGTAACCTTTAGAGAATATAATTTAGTCTCGTTCCGGTCTCCATGAAAAGCGGCGGTTGTGGATACCATTCCTCGCTGGCAGCCGGTAAAACAGCCGACGGTTACGGTCGGGGTGCTGATTTCGTTGATTTGAATCATCCCATCGCCGTTTAAATCGTTTTCTATATAATCAATTACATCCATCGTCCCTTTACCGGAATAGAAAATAACCTCTGACCCTATCACAAGATAACCTTCACCCGGAAAATCGTCTATCGTGCATGTCCTGGTATAGTTCGTATATGCATAGGTTTGTGTATTATAGACCGAGTAAGAAATATCACAAGGGGTAATCGGTATCTGCGAATCGGCTGCCAGAATTCCTTC
Encoded here:
- the dnaJ gene encoding molecular chaperone DnaJ, which codes for MSEKKDYYEIIGVHKGASEEEIKKSFRQLALKYHPDRHPTDKEEAEKKFKEIAEAYEVLSDPEKRAQYDRFGHAGLGGFTSRGFSSIEDIFDVFGNVFEGDSIFSSLFGGGGRRRARGTNLRVEVTIPFREAYSGVEKTINLKRNEICPECKGLGAKKNDIVTCNKCGGRGEVTQSHGFFSVRTACPYCGGQGKMIKKACSYCQGTGMVKKEREIKLKILAGIEDSSRMRVAGEGEPSREDGSVRGDLYCDIFVAPDPIFDRYELDIVCEMPITYSQAALGAELDVPTLKDGPAKLKIPAGTKSGHIFNLKSLGFPDLRGKHRGSQIVRVTIDPPDNISKEQAELIKKLSQFDDIKNINTIRKIRTQEKVS
- the grpE gene encoding nucleotide exchange factor GrpE: MMKKKNQEKPSGLVMPDGTPIVSQPKPEPPAPKNQPEPATPLDKICRAISDDAALLKKVETDIEALRKTVKEREEFLDLLQRTQADFSNYQKRIKREKECWEKYQDESILKELMPAFDNLNKPLEMKCESADAKCIQEGVDLTRRELLRILEKRGITVMKTIGEKFNPAQHEAVATIESDKHPEGIIMEEVRPGFILHDRVIRPAQVKVSTPPKQNTNLPE
- the murJ gene encoding murein biosynthesis integral membrane protein MurJ is translated as MPEKHSDKAKEATVAGSAKIISACIMLSRVLGFIRDMLFTTFFGWIGDAFFFAFMIPNLFRKLFGEGALSSAFIPTFSDYIHNKERTEMQRFLNIIITTLTIFLMVISAVIVAISFLIPDMANMFPSQKDPGFYPLFASLLRIMIPYMPIICLVALLTAILNSLKHFAMPALASVVLNISWIAAFLVAPLFTPAPEKQVVVIAWGIIIGGLLELVMQIPSLIKRKIGYKPQVDFKNEGFKKILKLMGPATFGLAIVQINLMVDVIIARAFVREDGAISALYFSNRIMQLPLAIIGISMAIAVFPFLAEYISKKNICGMKQDLAKSLRLTMFIAIPASIGLVVLCVPVVDLVYNILPKFLFHGKGLDNAAVTRTAAALACYAIGIWAYGGLQIINRAFYAFNDMKTPVKIGAMMVMMNVVLNLILVQYMQEAGIALATAITALANFFTLFYLLEKKTCTGETEVFGKWQRAEFSKSFISGFIIALIMGAGCYFMLLAMPEPIDKIEILWVGLMKVIIPVTGGVILYMLISLVFARENFKEFWVNAGLKRKARKNK
- a CDS encoding type II secretion system protein GspG — translated: MNKFIRIIVLNLLVALIIPLGACKKESPKEAVNPSATTPVETVPDNPVEAKKMRMAEIIKELVDIEAQKEKLPELRVDEKLAQREQSLLKEGETLSAELTGGDLSKENALVEEVVKKYAPEYYEKLSAERAKAMIISAESRLRGIQYALEKYKCCYAKYPATDEGLLFLTLEHDDKGSFMDKNMLKDPWGNEIIYELVDEHQYNLKSLGPDGKDNTSDDIALEE
- a CDS encoding EamA family transporter, whose protein sequence is MDTRAIIFIIIAIFGWGIAAVFDKMALKTGDSFSGLTIRAAVVFVTMALLAVFSGKSQSIITLVRSDMRSTLYFAASGILAGFIAMVAYYAALRLAPSSQVVPISSAYPLVTALFAMFLLKETVSVQQWLGILLIMIGIYLVQVKPTT
- a CDS encoding prepilin-type N-terminal cleavage/methylation domain-containing protein, giving the protein MITGKKYGCQREVIKGFTLLEVIIALLVLAIGLSSIFSLLGRGTHSLYQGVTDLTLTSYATTIFSEISAKLKAIGDTPQSLYDQKHPSFPPNYSYDLEFVSLEPVSPAVRDAGKNSILVVLTIKWMRGRYSHSEKFQAIMLR
- a CDS encoding type II secretion system protein, encoding MIKLKQKDGLTLIELLIAISIFSFLCVLLAGLIKVSFDLWRGSERQGDVTDRRQIILETLRNDMESVYLEKETREVIKDIVGNKPLPDDISVKEPSFYTDIDQAGNHWVYLVRTDSDNMYEFSSGNIPSKRVIRVMYYIRTNASGKTTLCRSVLDKATAVKFFVDKEYISGSFPLSTQETLFEDVVYFGVKLVIDSSKTEKKWDSLPQDKDTLKPSSDENTLVVKQTLPPAIELEVVLKPSVFPEPYITLRTDNDNTLLVSNTNGLPAPSEYVKIDQEWIEFSGFSGNNIKVSQRGARNTAKADHPSGAFVIYGETLKQLLYFVTSGATATSP